In Prunus dulcis chromosome 1, ALMONDv2, whole genome shotgun sequence, the following are encoded in one genomic region:
- the LOC117616795 gene encoding dihydrofolate reductase: MGSQGSEEGGSLLKKPRFLCLHGFRTSGEIMKKQVGKWPESVLQKLDLVYLDGPFPALGKSDVEGIFDPPYYEWFQFNKEFSEYTNFDKCLEYIEDYIIKQGPFDGLVGFSQGAILSAALPGLQTKGVALTKVPKIKFLIIIGGAKFKSPAVAVDAYASPIECPSLHFLGETDFLKPYGLELLEHCVEPTIIHHPKGHTVPRLDEKGLETMMSFIDKIQKALTEKDQQ; encoded by the exons ATGGGTAGCCAGGGAAGCGAAGAAGGAGGGTCGTTGTTGAAGAAACCCAGATTTCTCTGCCTCCATGGATTCAGAACCAGTGGAGAAATCATGAAGAAACAAGTGGGTAAGTGGCCTGAATCTGTGCTGCAGAAGCTCGACCTTGTTTATCTTGATGGGCCTTTTCCGGCCCTAGGTAAATCTGACGTTGAGGGCATTTTTGATCCTCCTTATTATGAGTGGTTCCAATTCAACAag GAATTTTCTGAGTACACAAACTTTGACAAGTGTTTGGAATACATAGAAGATTACATTATAAAGCAGGGACCATTTGATGGGCTAGTTGGTTTTTCCCAG GGTGCAATATTGTCAGCTGCGCTGCCGGGGCTACAAACGAAG GGGGTGGCATTGACTAAAGTACCTAAAATTAAATTCCTCATCATAATTGGAGGGGCCAAATTCAAGTCCCCAGCAGTAGCTGTCGATGCTTATGCTTCTCCCATTGAATGCCCGTCCCTACACTTTTTAG GAGAGACGGACTTCTTGAAGCCATATGGACTTGAGCTGTTGGAACACTGTGTAGAACCTACAATCATTCATCATCCCAAGGGTCATACAGTCCCTAGGCTTGATGAAAAGGGTTTAGAGACCATGATGAGCTTCATTGACAAGATTCAAAAGGCATTGACTGAGAAAGACCAACAGTAA